One segment of Chryseobacterium turcicum DNA contains the following:
- the fabF gene encoding beta-ketoacyl-ACP synthase II, which translates to MKRVVITGLGAVTPLGNNVEEFWQNSINGVSGANKITHFDTEKFKVHFACEVKNFDPKVYLNHNEIKRSDLFSQYAMYSSAEAIKDSGLEFEKMDPFDTGVIWGTGQGGMWTFESEVMNFAANDQNPRFNPFFVPKFIANMASGMISMKFGLQGINYTTISACATGNTALMDAFNYIRLGKAKVIISGGSEAAITPASVGGFSVMKAMSTRNDDFATASRPYDADRDGFVMGEGAGALVLEEYEHAKARGAKIYAELAGAAMTADAYHMTAPHPDGVGAIKAMQLALQEAGANIEDIDYLNPHATSTPLGDLVELKGISKLFKGSKNLDLSATKSMTGHLLGAAGAAEAILSIKAIEKGIIPPTINLHKIDENIPKDVNIIFGEAKEKNINFALSNAFGFGGHNATLVFKKFS; encoded by the coding sequence ATGAAAAGAGTTGTCATTACAGGATTGGGCGCCGTGACGCCTTTAGGAAATAATGTTGAAGAATTCTGGCAAAACAGCATCAACGGAGTAAGCGGAGCAAATAAAATCACTCATTTCGATACCGAAAAATTTAAAGTACACTTTGCTTGTGAAGTAAAAAACTTTGATCCCAAAGTATATTTAAATCACAACGAAATAAAAAGAAGCGATCTGTTTTCTCAGTACGCCATGTACTCATCTGCAGAAGCCATAAAAGATTCTGGGCTTGAGTTTGAAAAAATGGATCCTTTTGACACTGGTGTCATTTGGGGAACCGGACAAGGCGGAATGTGGACTTTCGAAAGCGAAGTCATGAATTTTGCAGCTAACGATCAAAACCCAAGATTTAATCCGTTTTTTGTCCCAAAATTTATTGCTAACATGGCTTCGGGAATGATTTCTATGAAGTTTGGTCTTCAGGGAATTAACTATACAACGATTTCTGCTTGTGCAACAGGAAATACTGCTTTGATGGATGCTTTCAACTACATTCGTTTAGGAAAGGCAAAAGTAATTATCAGCGGTGGTTCTGAAGCAGCGATTACTCCAGCTTCGGTTGGTGGTTTTTCTGTGATGAAAGCAATGTCTACAAGAAATGATGATTTCGCTACAGCAAGTCGACCTTACGATGCAGATCGAGATGGTTTTGTAATGGGAGAAGGTGCCGGAGCTTTGGTTTTGGAAGAATATGAACACGCAAAAGCAAGAGGTGCAAAAATCTATGCCGAATTAGCTGGAGCCGCAATGACAGCCGATGCTTATCATATGACTGCACCTCATCCTGATGGAGTGGGTGCCATAAAAGCAATGCAATTGGCATTACAAGAAGCCGGAGCAAACATTGAAGATATTGATTATCTGAATCCTCACGCTACTTCTACTCCACTTGGAGATTTAGTTGAGCTAAAAGGAATCAGCAAATTATTTAAAGGAAGTAAAAACCTTGATCTAAGTGCTACAAAATCAATGACGGGTCATTTATTAGGAGCCGCAGGAGCCGCAGAAGCTATTCTTTCGATTAAAGCGATTGAAAAAGGAATTATTCCGCCAACAATCAATCTTCACAAGATTGATGAAAATATTCCGAAAGATGTCAATATTATTTTTGGTGAAGCAAAAGAGAAGAATATCAATTTCGCTTTAAGCAATGCTTTTGGTTTTGGTGGGCATAATGCGACTTTGGTGTTTAAGAAGTTTTCTTAA
- a CDS encoding murein L,D-transpeptidase catalytic domain family protein: MKGFYSVLGIVYLVATSFYLSPKSENRKIDNTDTKKIETAVEIKSEKSKNEMSSSEELYNSILFETDHKLNFDVFSKAILGFSNLKKAGKLDESAHLLTICDFSMSSNTKRLWVIDMNEKKVLFNSLVAHGKNTGEEFATNFSNTESSYQSSLGFYITDATYKGGNGYSLKLLGMDKGYNDAALQRAVVMHGADYVSDEFAAAHKRIGRSWGCPAIPRALAEPIINTIKGKNVLFIYYPDQNYLSSSEWLKEA; encoded by the coding sequence ATGAAAGGATTTTACAGCGTATTAGGCATTGTGTATTTGGTAGCGACTTCATTTTATCTCTCTCCGAAAAGCGAGAATAGAAAGATTGATAATACCGACACAAAAAAAATAGAAACTGCAGTTGAAATTAAATCTGAAAAAAGCAAAAATGAAATGAGTTCTTCAGAAGAACTTTACAATTCTATCTTATTCGAAACTGATCATAAACTAAATTTTGATGTTTTTTCTAAAGCGATTTTAGGTTTTTCTAATCTTAAAAAAGCTGGAAAATTAGATGAAAGCGCACATTTATTAACGATTTGTGATTTTTCGATGTCATCTAATACCAAGAGACTTTGGGTAATCGATATGAATGAGAAAAAAGTACTTTTCAATTCTCTGGTTGCTCACGGAAAAAATACAGGAGAAGAATTTGCCACAAATTTTTCTAATACCGAAAGCTCTTATCAGAGTAGCTTAGGGTTTTATATTACTGATGCTACTTACAAAGGTGGAAATGGATATTCACTGAAACTTTTAGGTATGGATAAAGGCTATAACGATGCAGCTTTACAAAGAGCAGTGGTAATGCACGGAGCAGATTATGTAAGTGATGAGTTTGCCGCAGCACATAAAAGAATTGGAAGAAGTTGGGGCTGTCCTGCAATTCCAAGAGCGTTGGCTGAGCCGATTATCAATACCATAAAAGGAAAGAATGTTCTTTTTATATATTATCCCGATCAGAATTATCTTTCTTCATCGGAATGGCTGAAAGAAGCATAA
- the msrB gene encoding peptide-methionine (R)-S-oxide reductase MsrB has translation MQNEIQNNPYYSRTDTTKLNISNDEWFKILSPDLYAIAREAATERPFTGKYNEFDELGEYYCAVCGNHLFRSNQKFMSSCGWPSFFEADKNGVGYNRDSTHGMERIEVVCKRCDSHLGHVFNDGPAPTGTRYCMNSISLEFVPDSEK, from the coding sequence ATGCAAAACGAAATACAAAACAATCCATATTATTCAAGAACAGATACTACAAAACTGAATATTTCCAATGACGAATGGTTTAAAATTCTTTCTCCCGATTTATATGCAATAGCAAGAGAAGCGGCTACAGAAAGACCTTTTACCGGAAAATATAATGAGTTTGATGAGTTGGGAGAATATTACTGCGCAGTTTGCGGAAATCACCTTTTCCGTTCCAATCAAAAATTTATGAGCAGTTGTGGCTGGCCAAGTTTTTTTGAAGCGGATAAAAATGGAGTAGGGTATAACCGCGATTCAACCCATGGAATGGAAAGAATTGAGGTCGTTTGCAAACGTTGTGATTCTCACTTGGGTCATGTTTTTAATGACGGACCGGCTCCAACCGGCACTAGATACTGCATGAATTCTATAAGTTTAGAGTTTGTTCCGGATTCTGAAAAATAA
- a CDS encoding DUF445 domain-containing protein has protein sequence MNDEDKRKQLRKYKAFATGLFVLMAIIFIITTILQKTLDSHWIGYVRAFSEAAMVGALADWFAVTALFRHPLGIPIPHTNLIENSKEKLGDNLGSFVVSNFLSPKTIRPYIQKLKISGFVGEWLAKERNQEALIKNLSDIVLDILNKLDDSKVSHFISKKVGEMTDNIKLNAILGNGIIYLLDKNDHQKIITNLSAQIKDYIILNEDVIQERVKKGSYSFIPSFVDNKIADKIASGLADFFKEVEENPAHEIRDLITRKIYEFSHDLKNSPKWNDEFKTIKNDFLKNDKLEEYSNDIWLSIKKTLNNELQEDESSLKKYITKNLNEFSENLKTDEKLQNKIDHWVRVTAYKYILKNTHQAGDLISSTVGNWQGKELSEKLELEVGKDLQFIRVNGTLVGGLVGLIIYTISHFFI, from the coding sequence ATGAATGACGAAGACAAACGAAAACAGCTTAGAAAATATAAAGCTTTTGCCACAGGACTTTTTGTTTTGATGGCAATTATCTTTATTATCACTACAATTTTACAAAAAACACTTGATTCTCATTGGATTGGCTATGTTCGTGCATTTTCTGAAGCCGCCATGGTGGGTGCTTTAGCAGACTGGTTTGCCGTGACAGCACTTTTCCGTCATCCGTTGGGAATTCCCATTCCACATACCAATCTGATTGAAAACAGCAAGGAAAAGCTGGGTGATAACCTGGGAAGCTTTGTGGTTTCTAATTTTCTTTCGCCTAAAACAATTCGTCCTTATATTCAGAAACTGAAAATTTCCGGTTTTGTGGGAGAATGGCTTGCAAAAGAAAGAAATCAGGAAGCTTTAATTAAAAACCTCTCAGACATTGTTTTGGATATTCTCAATAAACTGGATGACTCTAAAGTAAGCCATTTTATCAGTAAAAAAGTCGGCGAAATGACTGATAATATAAAACTAAACGCCATTCTCGGAAACGGAATCATTTATCTTTTGGATAAAAATGACCATCAAAAAATCATTACCAATCTTTCTGCTCAGATAAAAGATTATATTATTTTAAATGAAGATGTCATTCAGGAACGGGTAAAAAAAGGGAGTTATTCTTTCATTCCTTCATTTGTGGACAATAAAATTGCTGATAAAATAGCGAGCGGACTTGCCGATTTTTTTAAAGAAGTGGAAGAAAATCCAGCCCATGAAATTCGAGATTTAATTACCCGAAAAATTTATGAATTTTCTCACGATTTAAAAAACAGTCCAAAATGGAATGATGAATTTAAAACCATCAAAAATGATTTTCTAAAAAATGATAAACTAGAAGAATATTCTAACGACATTTGGCTTTCTATAAAAAAAACATTGAATAATGAATTGCAGGAAGACGAATCTTCATTAAAAAAATACATCACAAAAAACCTGAATGAGTTTTCTGAAAATCTTAAAACCGACGAAAAGCTTCAGAATAAAATCGACCATTGGGTAAGGGTAACCGCCTACAAATATATTTTGAAAAACACGCACCAAGCTGGAGATTTGATTAGTTCAACCGTTGGAAACTGGCAAGGAAAAGAGCTCAGCGAAAAACTAGAACTAGAAGTGGGGAAAGATTTACAATTCATCCGTGTAAACGGAACTTTAGTTGGCGGATTGGTTGGACTTATTATTTATACGATATCGCATTTTTTTATTTAA
- a CDS encoding quinone-dependent dihydroorotate dehydrogenase: MYKSLIRPILFKFDPEEVHHFTFSMLKNFGFLTKLFLPKPIVDKRLEREVFGLKFKNPVGLAAGFDKNAVLFNELGDLGFGFVEIGTVTPKAQAGNPKKRLFRLIEDGGIINRMGFNNDGLEAAIEKLKSNNGKIIIGGNIGKNTNTTPENYTQDYLDCFEGLHPHVDYFVLNVSCPNVGSHAKLEDVEYLRELITAVKGINQTKVNPKPILLKIAPDLNNQQLDEIIELIADTKIDGIVVSNTSVNREGLKTSKETLEQIGNGGLSGKPIRERSTKMIKYLSDKSNRAFPIIGVGGIHSAKDAIEKLDAGASLVQLYTGFIYEGPQLINDINQELLTRASRIPR, translated from the coding sequence ATGTACAAATCGCTCATTCGCCCGATTCTTTTCAAATTTGATCCCGAAGAAGTGCATCACTTTACCTTTTCGATGCTTAAAAACTTTGGATTTTTAACAAAATTATTCCTTCCAAAACCCATTGTTGACAAGCGTCTCGAAAGAGAAGTTTTCGGACTGAAATTTAAAAACCCGGTTGGATTGGCAGCTGGTTTCGATAAAAATGCAGTTTTATTTAATGAATTGGGAGATTTAGGTTTCGGATTTGTAGAAATTGGAACGGTAACTCCAAAAGCTCAAGCCGGAAATCCTAAGAAAAGATTGTTCCGTCTAATAGAAGATGGCGGAATTATCAACAGAATGGGTTTCAACAACGATGGTTTGGAAGCTGCGATTGAAAAATTAAAATCAAACAACGGAAAAATAATCATCGGTGGAAACATCGGAAAAAATACCAATACAACGCCTGAAAACTATACTCAGGATTACTTAGATTGCTTTGAAGGTCTTCATCCTCATGTCGATTATTTTGTTCTGAATGTGAGCTGTCCAAACGTTGGAAGTCATGCAAAATTAGAAGATGTTGAGTATTTGAGAGAATTGATTACTGCTGTGAAAGGAATCAATCAAACTAAAGTAAATCCAAAACCTATTCTTCTGAAAATCGCTCCGGATTTGAATAATCAACAATTGGATGAAATTATCGAACTGATTGCAGACACAAAAATCGATGGAATTGTGGTTTCAAATACTTCCGTCAACAGAGAAGGTCTGAAAACTTCAAAAGAAACTTTAGAACAAATCGGAAACGGTGGTTTAAGCGGAAAACCAATTCGTGAGCGAAGCACAAAAATGATTAAATATCTTTCAGACAAAAGCAACCGCGCATTCCCAATCATCGGAGTTGGCGGAATTCACTCAGCAAAAGATGCGATTGAAAAACTGGACGCAGGAGCAAGTTTAGTGCAATTATATACCGGATTTATCTATGAAGGTCCGCAATTAATTAACGATATTAATCAGGAACTTTTAACAAGAGCAAGTAGAATTCCAAGATAA
- a CDS encoding pseudouridine synthase produces MLEILYRDEHLIAINKPSGLLVHKSYYSGQADTYAIQELRDQIGQYVYPVHRLDRKTSGVLLFTLDKDTLRIMSDQFAAREVEKKYLAILRGWAPEEETIDYDLVNEDEIQQNAITYYHRLQTSEIDLVFGKHQTSRYCLVEAIPETGRFHQLRKHFKHILHPILGCRPHGCNKQNKLWLETFNMNKLMLHAHQLVFNHPITNEKITLNATINEEFKRVGDILSFDLSAYS; encoded by the coding sequence ATGTTAGAAATTCTTTATCGCGACGAACATCTTATTGCCATCAATAAACCCAGCGGATTATTGGTTCATAAATCATATTATTCGGGACAAGCAGATACGTATGCTATTCAGGAATTGAGAGACCAAATCGGGCAATATGTTTATCCGGTGCATCGTTTAGACCGAAAAACTTCGGGCGTTTTGCTGTTTACTTTAGATAAAGATACTTTGAGAATAATGAGCGACCAATTTGCAGCGCGTGAAGTTGAAAAAAAATATTTGGCAATTCTTAGAGGATGGGCTCCCGAAGAGGAAACCATAGATTATGATTTGGTTAATGAAGACGAAATTCAACAAAACGCAATTACCTATTATCACCGTTTACAGACTTCCGAGATAGATTTAGTATTCGGAAAACATCAGACCTCGCGGTATTGTTTAGTTGAAGCAATCCCCGAAACGGGCAGATTTCATCAATTGAGAAAGCATTTTAAGCATATTTTACATCCTATTTTGGGATGCAGACCTCATGGTTGTAATAAGCAGAATAAATTGTGGCTGGAAACTTTTAATATGAATAAACTGATGCTTCATGCTCATCAATTGGTTTTTAATCATCCGATTACCAACGAAAAAATAACCTTGAATGCCACAATAAACGAAGAATTCAAAAGAGTAGGGGATATTTTGAGTTTTGATTTGAGTGCGTATTCTTAA
- a CDS encoding RNA polymerase sigma factor, whose translation MHNLNFDEIYHTYWKKIFRLCMGYVNNDEVAKDLCQETFVAVFQQLPKFRHEANIGTWIYRIASNICLRQVNLEKRMPKNDLPSQIKDISEKENKIEQENMTNFLYQCISELPELERIIISLELEEMKQKDIAEVVGISPANVRVKIHRIKEKLTEKFTKYGNQL comes from the coding sequence ATGCATAATTTAAACTTCGATGAAATTTATCATACCTATTGGAAGAAGATTTTTCGGCTCTGCATGGGATATGTAAATAATGATGAAGTGGCAAAAGACCTCTGTCAGGAAACATTTGTAGCGGTTTTTCAGCAATTACCAAAATTTCGCCACGAAGCCAATATAGGAACATGGATTTATCGAATTGCCTCAAATATATGCCTAAGACAGGTTAATCTTGAAAAAAGAATGCCTAAAAATGACCTTCCTTCTCAAATAAAAGATATTTCAGAAAAAGAAAATAAGATTGAACAGGAAAATATGACCAACTTTCTCTACCAATGTATTTCCGAATTACCTGAGCTTGAAAGAATTATCATTTCTTTGGAGCTTGAAGAAATGAAGCAGAAGGACATCGCTGAAGTTGTAGGAATTTCTCCTGCCAATGTGAGAGTTAAAATTCATAGAATCAAGGAAAAGCTAACCGAAAAATTTACAAAGTATGGAAACCAATTATAA
- a CDS encoding glycine--tRNA ligase: MAKQEDVFKKVISHAKEYGFIFPSSEIYDGLSAVYDYGQNGAEMKNNIKQYWWKAMVQLNENIVGIDSAILMHPTTWKASGHVDAFNDPLIDNKDSKKRFRADVLVEDYCAKIEDKENKEIEKAAKRFGESFDKAQFVATNPKILEYRAKREQILSRLAKSLENEDLADVKSLIEELEIADPDTGSKNWTEVRQFNLMFGTKLGASADSAMDLYLRPETAQGIFVNFLNVQKTSRHRLPFGIAQIGKAFRNEIVARQFIFRMREFEQMEMQFFVAPGTELEFYEQWKTKRLNWHLALGLGNDNYRFHDHEKLAHYANAAADIEFNFPFGFKELEGIHSRTDFDLKAHEKHSGRKLQFFDPERNENYVPYVVETSVGLDRLFLSIFSNSLKDEVLEDGSERTVLSLPPALAPIKAAILPLMKKDGLAEYAENIFNDLKYDFNLFYEEKDAIGKRYRRQDAIGTPYCITIDHDSLTDHTVTIRDRDTMKQERVPVSELRRIIDEKTNFRNLLSKI; the protein is encoded by the coding sequence ATGGCAAAGCAAGAAGATGTTTTCAAGAAAGTGATTTCTCACGCTAAAGAATATGGGTTTATTTTCCCTTCGAGTGAGATCTACGACGGTTTATCTGCAGTTTATGACTACGGACAAAACGGTGCAGAAATGAAAAATAATATCAAACAATATTGGTGGAAAGCAATGGTACAGCTTAACGAAAATATTGTGGGGATTGATTCGGCGATTCTGATGCACCCTACAACCTGGAAAGCTTCTGGCCACGTTGATGCTTTTAATGACCCTTTGATTGACAATAAAGATTCTAAAAAACGTTTCAGAGCAGATGTTTTGGTAGAAGATTATTGTGCAAAAATCGAAGATAAAGAGAATAAAGAAATTGAAAAGGCTGCTAAAAGATTTGGTGAGTCTTTCGATAAAGCTCAGTTTGTGGCAACGAATCCTAAAATTTTGGAGTATCGTGCAAAAAGAGAGCAAATTTTATCAAGATTGGCAAAATCTTTAGAAAATGAAGACCTTGCTGACGTAAAATCTTTGATTGAAGAGCTAGAAATTGCTGACCCTGACACTGGTTCTAAAAACTGGACTGAAGTAAGACAATTCAACTTAATGTTCGGAACTAAATTGGGTGCGTCTGCAGATTCTGCAATGGATCTTTATTTGAGACCGGAAACGGCTCAGGGAATTTTCGTTAACTTCTTAAATGTACAGAAAACTTCTCGTCACAGACTTCCGTTCGGTATCGCTCAGATTGGAAAAGCTTTTAGAAATGAGATTGTTGCAAGACAGTTTATTTTCAGAATGCGCGAATTTGAACAAATGGAAATGCAGTTTTTCGTTGCTCCGGGAACGGAATTGGAATTCTACGAACAGTGGAAAACAAAACGTTTGAACTGGCACTTGGCTCTTGGTTTAGGAAATGACAATTACAGATTCCATGATCATGAGAAATTGGCGCATTATGCAAATGCTGCGGCAGATATTGAATTTAATTTCCCGTTTGGATTTAAAGAACTAGAAGGTATTCACTCTAGAACAGATTTCGATTTGAAAGCGCACGAGAAGCATTCAGGTAGAAAATTACAGTTCTTCGATCCTGAAAGAAACGAAAACTATGTTCCTTATGTGGTAGAAACTTCGGTTGGATTGGATAGATTATTCCTTTCTATTTTCTCAAACAGTCTGAAAGACGAAGTTCTGGAAGACGGTTCAGAAAGAACGGTATTATCTTTACCTCCGGCGTTAGCTCCAATTAAAGCAGCGATTTTACCATTGATGAAAAAAGATGGTTTAGCAGAATATGCTGAGAATATCTTTAACGATTTGAAATATGATTTCAACTTATTCTACGAAGAAAAAGATGCGATTGGAAAACGTTACAGAAGACAGGATGCAATTGGAACACCTTACTGTATTACGATTGACCACGACTCTTTAACGGACCACACGGTAACCATAAGAGACAGAGATACGATGAAACAAGAAAGAGTTCCAGTTTCTGAGTTGAGAAGAATTATCGATGAGAAAACAAATTTCAGAAATTTACTTTCTAAAATATAA